A stretch of DNA from Triticum dicoccoides isolate Atlit2015 ecotype Zavitan chromosome 2A, WEW_v2.0, whole genome shotgun sequence:
ctcctcgtccaactcagccccgtcagccgtctccgccgcctcagcaatcgcagaagagacaccccgcagctatggtgcgtagcggtaccagtcgaggtcatagtacaggaagtacaggcggaggcaagcgatataaatatggtccaaacctcactactcctcttcctgtgagggcttacgacaggaccgaggagcaaaccaatgccatagtgcgggcagaagtcgacgcccattttggaccgaaaccgccaccgccgccaagggagaaagtgcctgtggaagtagttgaccactttattcgtatggctcaaccaccagctcctaagcctgttgacacagactatgagcgccacatcaggaagttacattgacaacgtctacagaaggaggcgagctcgagctcgagcaaacaacaagcagctgttgaaaaatgcgggaaaaccgttgcccagctgggagaacaggcggcgcaatcgaccccccccccccgcttgttgtgccgacaacacgtgacagtacgcgcgcccaatattattgtggccaaacagtttacgttcccgaggtgggcgatgtggtaataacccaggagcatataatgcaggctgaagaactcaagatcactgttggacaactcctcgagatcgaggacatgcctgtgatTATAGAGGANNNNNNNNNNNNNNNNNNNNNNNNNNNNNNNNNNNNNNNNNNNNNNNNNNNNNNNNNNNNNNNNNNNtcgtatggctcaaccaccagctcctaagcctgttgacacagactatgagcgccacatcaggaagttacattgacaacgtctacagaaggaggcgagctcgagctcgagcaaacaacaagcagctgttgaaaaatgcgggaaaaccgttgcccagctgggagaacaggcggcgcaatcgacccccccccccgcttgttgtgccgacaacacgtgacagtacgcgcgcccaatattattgtggccaaacagtttacgttcccgaggtgggcgatgtggtaataacccaggagcatataatgcaggctgaagaactcaagatcactgttggacaactcctcgagatcgaggacatgcctgtgattatagaggaggaaataaaacggaaatatgtccgggaacaacctttggtcaagccagaagatgtcaagaagctcccaacgagaatgtatgaattgcatcaatggtacatggacattaccaagagatccgatcgagagtccctcatggtgtatgtcaagaaggatcattactaacatgagaaagctgtggccgttgagtattctgaactgtttcagttatacaatcaagacgcacttgacaaatctatcgtcaattgctattgtctgtaagtgatttctttctgtaatttaagtctcaagctagctgtagtgatccttttgatcaatcattacctgtaattatcctcactatattcttttctgtggtattatgcaggataaagatgtatgaaatgagaaaaggtggacgctatggcattgagttcattgacccaaacaccgttaatcaatacacatggaaaatgagcaagtattatgaaaagcaggtagaggacagcatgctagagttcttgaagcgcctcaaatacaatgaagatatactacttccttacaacttcgagtgagtcacactttcttgtactacaaattcattgtttttgcctactagctagctacatgtttttgcttacatatgcccgcttaattaagacatgcaaacgtgtgtgcatgcagattttactggatcttgtgtatcattaaagttaacgcctgaacagttgaaatactggactcgctactcaaagcaaatagtgactacaacatcttgtatgggatagtcaacaggtaatttcaatcattattaactatatatctcggcctatttagttcgtcatttcatgatatgaactatttaataacccctttattcattttctttgtcggcgggcagggcttgggcaaggttcatcagtgtcacggaaggcgaatggaaaccacagctgaaatggtttcgatccaaggtaagtaattaagtagtactagctagctagctagctgccatctctttaattatcatgcttgattaattattatctgatcaaattaaattccattctcgtaataaaggccctgaagcaggcgcaagggactaatctgtgtgcatactgcgtttgcgagaacattcgcatgatggcgtccgaaaggagcagatctcaaagacaggaatggatacgcttgtcagaacactattcacaattttcacaccattatcaatatctagttacacaactaatacacatgcatattgatctccttcttaacagttcaaagaggtgcgggacaagctcctagaaacggagcgcgtagaagcacttcaagaggaaatagcgggatttttgctcgaccaggtcataaatccgaagggagaatactattacccgctaccgcccccatcgaacatgtcatgaaccacttccaattgtcatcgtgcttcgaaggcaccaattaggctaatgccactggctccgaaggcaacatgcatatgtaggagaaattgtatatagctatacatgtgtgtatgtgtaaattagtatggtggtttgtgagacattgataatatatatatatgattggttctactagaaattctatatatatatatatatatatatatatatataacgtgtacaatgtgtagtaccgtaaaataccaacaaacgaaaaagaattaaaatggaaaacacaaaattaaatgaaaaagaaatcataaaaccaaaaatcccccaaacattttagtaccggttggtgttaccaaccggtactaaagggctcccggtccccggagctggctcgtgccacgtggttgccgtttagcactggttcgtgctgaaccggtactaaagggggggcctttagtgccgaaaTGTTAGTGCCGATTccgaaaccggcactaaagggccttacgaaccggtgctattgccctgttctgcactagtGTAGTAGTTGTTTAGGTTGTTTAAATTTGTGGTTGTTATTTTTTTAGAGGATgttaacaaatatatatatatatatatatatatatattattgagAAGTTTATATGTATATGAGGAACTACTGCCTGCATTCCTGTGCTGATATTCTGTAGATGCACAACGGTAAAAGAAACGTAGTAATAGTTCGAAATTAACTAACAAAATTCTTGATAAATTAATTGTTCCCCATGAAGTAACCACAAATTCTTAGCGAAATTAACTAAGAACAACTTGGCCAAGAACTCCTCTATAGGTAAAAGCCTAAGTGAAAAACATCATTAATGCAATGGATGCCACTAGAAGAAATCCTGCTACTCATCCAAGTGGGAGTACGAAACAAATCGTCACAACAACTAGGAGTGCACATCAAAGCTTTTTAAAGTTCTCTAACTGCGCTCGCAGCTCGCTATTTTGGATGTGCAAAACATTAATTTGTGCTTGCTTCTCATCCATCTTCACTTGCTTCTCATCCATCTTGACTTCTTCTCTCATGCATCTATCAATGCATCGTCCAACTGGGTTGTGAGTAATCGACTGCGGTACGCGACCAACTAATTTACATGTGTGGCAAGAGAAAggttgttgcatgcatgtgtgcgtacgaATTAATGCAATGAAACGAGAGTTCCAAATGCTCTAATTAACTAACGGAAAGATGGAGATGTTTGGTTATACCTTGGTTCCTTTGCGTGCACACATCAGAAATTCTTTGACTTTCATTTCTTCAAGTGTACGTGATTCTCCTCACAACTAGGCTGTTGCAGCCACGAAGGAGCCCATGTCGTACGAAATGCCGCCAGATCAGACAGACGACCCGCTGTTGCAACGCGAGGAGTCACCGTACACAGCCAGGTTCGCAGAACACGTCGAAGAGCTTATGGCCGAACAGGGGAATgggagctgagagagagagagagagagagagagagagagagagagagagagagagagagagagagagagataggagagagagagagagagaattattGTTCGGTGATATTAGCGACGTTTGATGTGCCAAAGTGCTGCCAATATTTACATCCACCACATTTGCAGCGTCCAAGCTCGAAAGCTTGCTGCTGGTAGTAAATGAACTTGCACGTTCCGCCAGTATGAGCGCTACTAATATTTCGTACACTAGTGACGTTTCGGCCCACTGGACGCTGCTAGTAGTTCCTGGCTGATGGCTAGCTTGGATGTACACCACTAGCAGCGTGCGAAGCGCTCGAATGCTGCTAAAGGATATCTATCTGCAGCATTCTTTAATCGGCAAGCGCTGCTACTACTTGTCCAAGTTAACTGATGCGTTCGTTTTTCGTTTTTCCAGGTCGCTGCTGATAGGGAAAATCCTACAAGGCCTTGTTTGATGGAGGACGTTTGGGGAGGTTTGGAGGAGAATATCCACTCAGGGCCCAAAATCCTCACAAATCCCTCTCAGCCCATTTGACACACAGAGATTTTTTTTTGACAGAAAAATTGTAAGGGaggcccctacagtataattggtgcaacaaacccaaattacaAGTACCATGTCTTAAACCTAGATGGGTGAAAAGGCATCAACCCcttccaccactaggctatgccttagtctgccaaTACCCATGAATCCCACCCAATCCACGTGGTACAGAAAACTCATGTAGCCACTCGTGGAACTGAGGAGAGTTGGACGCTCGctatgctgttgttgttgttgtaggaggtttAACCAAATAATAGAAGGATTTATGAGGAGGGAGGGATTAGTGAGAAATTGAGGGGATTGGGTGGAGGAGAGGAATTAACCAAATCCTCTCAAATCCCCATCCAATTTGGGGCTACAAAACCTCCCCTGTCAAACGAGGCCTCAGGGGTTTCTATACTAGTGAATCTCTATTTAAGATATAGATACATATTTGTTTTTATGCGATCTAGATTGGATATTGGATAGATAGAGCAGACGCGCCACAAAAGGGAACGAATCAATTCATGCTATAAAGTCAGTGAGGTGATAAGTACTCAAGGGTGTGCAATACTTGTTCCATTAATTCCCTAATATTAGGGTGGTATTTAATTGCCACCAAAAACTCAGGATGACTTAGCGTGCTCGCCCTATATAAACGCTAGCAAATCGATGTACTCATCAACACATTTGGTAGATCAGATCAAACGGTAAAAAGAAGAGAGTGCCAGTACATAGCTAGCATTGTATTTTGTGATGGCGATTAGGAAGAGCAATGCAAGCTTTGTATGCTGGGCGGCCCTGATGTTGGTGATGGCCACTCTGATGTTGTCATGTGATGCTGATCCAAAAGGTTAACATCCTTCTTTTTCCTATTGTGTGCATATACTTAATTTTTCCTTGCATCTATGTTTGTAGCTAATAGCACCTATCAACAATGATTGATGAAGGAACCCATATTTTATTTATGATTGTAATTCATttaatctttttgtgtagaatcatgCGGTttgattgaagatggatgcaacgAAGCCCAGTGTAGGGACTATTGTAGGATCATTGGTCACACCAAGGGATCTTGCCGGGAAGCCGAGTATTGTTGTTGTTTGATTGCCGCAAAGCCCAAGGTCGACATTGTGCATCATCGTGATTGAGCTTCTATGAACATTATTTTATTAGATATATAGCAAAAGAGCCCTTGTAACGGGTACAAAATAAATAAATTTTATGCAGAAACATTTAGCACCTCCCATCACAGTTGCATAAGCTGAGTCATCAACATGCCACTTTGGCCCGGATTTGGGACAGCCCCTCCTTTTATCTTCTGCCATGATTGCTCCCCATTTTCTCAAACCATGGTTCCGCCTCTTGGGTCATGACTGTGGAACCTTGGCACCATGGATCATGTGTTGCCTCGCCTCTGACTCAGCTCATTGTACGACAAGAAGTGGTAGAAAAAAATATGCTTCAGTTGCACCTAATTCTTAAGTAGCTATCACAGGAAAAAATGGGCTTTCTAACCCTACAAGCATGTCAAGAAGTTAAATGCTAAAGCTCCACACTGCAGCTTGAGGACAATAATATTTAAATCCAATCTAAGCAGCTTAGTGGTCATATGTGCACTTGAAAAACTATGTAACTTATCAAACAAACAAAATATACAACATGGAATGGGCCTTGCATTGTTATCAGATGCAATGGCAGTgtacatatatatacatacatcGCTATGTGTATGATCAAactaaaatatatattttttgaagcCATGCATTGCAGCAGGAAATATTGCACCAAAGATCaaacaaaaatttaaaaaatttaaaaaatatcaatGGGTTAATCAATTGAGAAAGATTCCAGCTACAATAGTTAGTTAACAAATAATAATATCACTGCCAAAAGAATAGCAATTGGCTGCTCGCATTAGGAAATTATACTCCTATGAAGGATGGTGGAGTACCCTCCACCTTGGGCGCCTCACAGGCAAAGAGCGCCTCCGATCCGTCTGTTGTTCGGTGGCTACTCGGGGGCGTCGCGACCCGATCCGATTTGCCCGGATGGCTCAAATCAGGGCGACCCGACTCGGATGTCCACGACCCGACTCGGATGTCCATGACAGGTGGATCGCCCGACGAGCCCAGGGCCACCGTCATTGGGCGGCGTCAAGATCGCTCGCAGGAGCCACCACATGCTTTCTTGCATGCGAAGTCGTGCCCTGAATCACTTGGCGGCGTCCTCGCCCCATGCCAAGAAGGATCGGTCGCGACATGCATGCTAGTGGGTTGAGAGCGCCTCCGGGCAATCCATCCGGCGGTTGCCTGCCGTGGGGGCCTCCCCGGGGCTCTCCGAGAGTCTGATATGCGCGGACGGCTCGGATCACCGAGCGTCCCAGGGACACCCGTCATTGGGCGGTGGCGGGCGTCGCCCAATGGCCCTGCCATTGCCCTGTCGCACGATGTTCTGCATCGTCCACGGACCGGGATGGTCCAGTTGCAACAGGCGGGTCGTGCGGCATGACCGTCTGGCTGGCTCGCTCATGGGCCATGCCCTTGTTAGCGTGCTTGCTACTCCTGGTCTCTCTAAACACCCCCACCCCAGAACCTATTTCAGCACCCTCGACACACACCCTCGACTCTAACCGTCAACTCTTTTGTGGCCTCGCCGTCGCCGATGTTGTAGCCTTGTAGGCCAACGATGTCTTCCCTGTCTCGTGGGACTTCGCAATTGCATGCATTCCCTCTATGAGCCGTATAAGGTTGGGCGTACGTAAACAAATAGATAAATAGGTTCACCTACGACTGAACAAGAGATTCTACGAAAGACAATCACGAATTTCTAGTTATCTTATGGTTTGCGAACTGTTTTGCTTTGTTTCCTTGATTTATCCATCCAGGTAGATAAAGTATGAAAATTAACAGAACAACCAAAGACGGTGGGAATAGGGACAGTTGTTAGCACTAATCTTTATATTTTGTATTTGCATATCTAATTTGCTTTCGTTATGCATGTATCACAGGTTAGGGATCGGAGTAGCTAGTCTCGCGAAGCTTCAGTGGATGCGTGCAGAGAAGGCGAGGTGCCAAGCCACCATGCGATACTGCGAGCACAGTGAGATGACGATGTCAGGTGCCGTGTGAGGCGGCAAGGTCGTGTGATGCGGAAGCGTGTGGGCGGTTGAATTCTGACCGGCTACGCAATTAGTTGAAGCCATGAGAAGTGGTGTGCCAGTTAGTTAGTCTGTTTGCCGTGCATGTGCAAGTGGTTGCCGGATCATGCTTTAGTGGTTGGTGTAGTGTGCATGCATGAAGTTAGTGTGTGCGtcagttagttagttagttagttagttagtgaaGTAAAAATATGTGTAGAGGCTCGGTTAGATTTCTCTCCCTCTTTCTCCGTTCTTTTAAAATTATTGCTTTTTTATGGGCTTTTGACATTTTAAAATGATTGCTAATGCACAAAATACACATTGCATTTTTTGGAAGGCTATCCTCGTTtcaaaaagaaaggaaaataattgaCGGTTGGACAGATTAGTAGTGCAACTTAATCAcaattttcccgcaaaaaaaatttaATCACAATCAACacaattttttttgcaggaaatcacaATCAACAATTAAAGGAGAGGTACCTGGATTCGTAGTGACTTAGAACTAAACAGTACTAGGCTTTGGGCTCATTCAGTCATAGCCAACCCAATCAGGTGCAGTtaagttaacatgcactaacaggGGATGCTTGACCAATGGACTGAGATATCAGATGGAGGTACCAAACTTGCCTTATATATATGAACCCGGCCATAGCCATGTCCATTGAAGAATACATCTTAGTACTAGCTGCTAGCATATCCCACACTACTCACGCTAACAATGTCAATTATGTTCTCGCAAGAGCTTCCCATCTACACAGCACTCCTGCTacttgttcttcccctgtactactTGTACTCCAAGGCTAGTTGTAGATCAAAGAACCCAGCGGTGCTCCCCACAAACTGGCCAATACTGCGCATGTTCCCTTCCTTCGTGGCCAACCTCCACAAGATGAATGACTATTTCACCCTGGTCCTCGCCAGATCAGGCTACAACTTCAGGGTGCACGGCCCACCCGGGACCGGGATGCGGTTTTTCGTCACATGCGATCCTGCCAACATCCGACACATCTTCACAACGAACTACACCAACTTTCCCAAGGGTGCGGAGTTTGCCGCAATCTTTGACATCATGAGCGGCGGCATCTTCACCATCGACGGTGAGCCAGCTTGTCGACAGCGCACGAAAATCAAGAGCGTGCTCAGCAACCCACAGTTGGTTGCAAGGATTGAGGGTTGGTCCCGCGACAAGGTGGAGAACAACCTCCTCCTGTTGTTTACGCACATGGCAAGAACCAGCACTTCGTTCAACATGCAAGAACTGATGTCGAGGTTAATGTTTGACCTTGCTGCTATGCCTCTCTTCGGCGTGGACCCCGGCCTTCTATCTTTGGACATGCCTCCCATGGAAGCCGCAGTCGCCATGGACACAGTCATGGAGGTGGCATATTTTCGGGTCGTGGTGCCAGCTTCTTGTTGGAAGTTGATGAGGCGGCTGAACATCGGCCCTGAGAGGAAGCTCAAGGCAGCACACAAGGTGCTGCGTGGGTTTgtcatggagatgatggagaggaggaagATTGACACATCTTCCGTTGGTAATGGCAAGCAACATGAGGGTGTTGATATAATTTCTTCCTTCCTCGACGACCCCTATTATACCGATGATGACATGTTCAATGCATTGACCATTAGCTACATGATCGCTGCGAGGGACACAGTTGGAACGGCTCTGACATGGATTTTCTACAACCTTTCCCAGAACCCTAATATTGTGTCAATCATCCGCAATGAACTGTCGCCGATCGCATCATGCAAAGTAGCGGCCCATCCAGATGCCATGGTAATCTTTGAGCCGGACGAGACCAAATCTCTAGTCTATCTGAGAGC
This window harbors:
- the LOC119358533 gene encoding noroxomaritidine synthase 1-like; the protein is MTVWLARSWAMPLLACLLLLVSLNTPTPEPISAPSTHTLDSNRQLFCGLAVADVVALLGIGVASLAKLQWMRAEKARCQATMRYCEHSEMTMSGAVKSQSTIKGEASCRSKNPAVLPTNWPILRMFPSFVANLHKMNDYFTLVLARSGYNFRVHGPPGTGMRFFVTCDPANIRHIFTTNYTNFPKGAEFAAIFDIMSGGIFTIDGEPACRQRTKIKSVLSNPQLVARIEGWSRDKVENNLLLLFTHMARTSTSFNMQELMSRLMFDLAAMPLFGVDPGLLSLDMPPMEAAVAMDTVMEVAYFRVVVPASCWKLMRRLNIGPERKLKAAHKVLRGFVMEMMERRKIDTSSVGNGKQHEGVDIISSFLDDPYYTDDDMFNALTISYMIAARDTVGTALTWIFYNLSQNPNIVSIIRNELSPIASCKVAAHPDAMVIFEPDETKSLVYLRAVLYETLRLYPPAPLERKMVVTNDILPSGHEVHAGDTILISLHSMGRMEGIWGKDCLNYNPDRWLSEDGNKLRYVPSHKFLAFNSGPRMCLGKDIAVMQMKTVIASTLWNFDVELMKGQCIEPKSSCILEMKNGLIVKLKKREMLH